The following DNA comes from Parcubacteria group bacterium ADurb.Bin159.
GGGGATAACATATTGCGGCTTAAAATTATCTTCTATATCAAGCCCCAATTTTCCTTTAGGCAAATCACGAATATGCCCTTGGCAAGAGACAACTTCAAACTCATCTTCTAAAAATTGACTGATAGTTGTTGCTTTGGTGGGACTTTCAGTAATAACAATTTTCATAGGTCAAAGTATAAACATTTTTTTTAAAATTGCAATACTTGACAAAAAAAAGAGTATTTGTTAAAATAGAAAACAATTTATTATGAGCGAAGAAAATAAAATTTTAGAAGAAAATAAAATTTTGGCTCAAAAAATAGAAGAACTCAATAAAAAATGTGATGAGTATTTAAGCGGTTGGAAGAGAGCTAAGGCAGATTATTTAAATTTAGAAAAGGAAATGAGCCGCGCTAAAGAGGAATGGATAAAATTTTCTAATTGGGATTTTATTTCAGAATTGATTTCTGTTTTAGACAGTTTTGATAAAGCCATTTCTCATATTCCCTCTGAAGATTCGTCTAATCCTTGGGTAAAAGGTTTGATTAATATTAAAAATCAATTTGAAAATATCTTAAAAAATCAGGGTTTAGAAAAAATTAAAACTTTAGGTGAAAAATTCAATCCTGATTATCATGAAGTTATTAAAAAGA
Coding sequences within:
- a CDS encoding heat shock protein GrpE; amino-acid sequence: MSEENKILEENKILAQKIEELNKKCDEYLSGWKRAKADYLNLEKEMSRAKEEWIKFSNWDFISELISVLDSFDKAISHIPSEDSSNPWVKGLINIKNQFENILKNQGLEKIKTLGEKFNPDYHEVIKKKGEGEKIVEEVQSGYLYQGRLLRPAKVVIG